Below is a genomic region from Caulobacter rhizosphaerae.
GCGAGGCGACATCGGCGTCCATGCCCTGGCCCGTGTCGCGGACGGTCACCAGGATCCTGGGGGCGTCCCCGTCGACGGTTCTGGTGGCGATGGACAACACGCCGCCGCCCTCCATGGCGTCGCGGGCGTTAACCGCCAGATTTAGCAGGGCGCTCTCGAACTGGGCTGGGTCGAGGTGAGCTGGAAGCGGTTCGGTGGCCAGATTCAGGTCGATGCTCACCGCCTCGCCGACCGCCTGCCGCAGCAGCGGCGCGAAGTCGGCGATCAACCCGTTGAGATCGACGGTCAGAGGATTCAGGCGCTGGCGGCGCGAGAAGGCCAGCAGCTGACGGGTCAGGGCCCCGCCCTTCTCGGCCGCCAGCCGCACCGCCTCGATCTGACGGGCGAGTTCGTGCTGCTCGCCGGTTCGCCGCTTGATCAGCTCGATATTGCCTAGCACCACGGTCAGCAGGTTGTTGAAGTCGTGGGCGACGCCGCCGGTCAGCTGGCCGACCGCCTCCATCTTGCGGGCATGGCTCAGTTGCTCCTCCAGCCCTCGGCGTTCGGTGTTGTCGAGCAAAGTGCCGAACACCACTGCACGCCCGCTCTCCTCGTCCTGGGCCAGAACGCCCTGGTCGATCAGCGAACGGTACGAGCCGTCGGCGCACCGCCAACGGTATTCGCAGGCATAGGCGCCGGACTTGCGAGCCTCGGCCTGGGCCCGGGCCACGATATCGACGTCGTCGGGATGGACCCGGCTGATGCCGAAGTCGGCGGTGGCCAGGAAGTCCTCCGCCGAAAAGCCGGTCAGTTCCATGACATTGCCGCCGACGAACAGCGGCTCGTAGGGCGCGTCGGCGGTGCGCGAGTGGAAGACCACCGGCAGCGCCCGAAGGATCGCCTCCTGGCGCTCCTGGGTGCGGCGAAGGGCCCGTTCCGCCGCCAGCTTCTCGGCATGGATGCGGGCGTTTTCCTCGATCAACAGGCGCCGGCTCTCCGACTGTTGCTCGAGTTCAAGCGTCTTGATGTGCAGGTCCACCAGCACTTGCACCTTGGAGCGCAGGATGAACGGGTCCACCGGCTTGAACACCACGTCGACAGCCCCGGCGGAATAGGCCTTGAAGATGTGGGCCTCGTCCCGGAACACCGCCGTCAGGAAGACGATGGGCACGTCGCGGTTGCGGCGGCGCTGACGGATCAGCTCGGCCGTCTCGTAGCCGTCCATGCCGGGCATGTGCAGGTCCAGCAGGATCACCGCGAAGTCGTCGGTCAGCAGATGACGCAAGGCCTCCTCGCCCGAACGGGCGACCACCAGCTCCTGGCCTAAGGTTTCCAAGGCCTGTATGGCCGCGAAAGCATTGCGCTCATCGTCGTCGACAATGAGAATCCGGGTCCTGAGCCGGTCTTCGGGCGGCGTGACCGCCTGATGCTTGACCGCGGGTACGCTCATTGCGCTGCGGCGCTATGGATGGTGACGACATTGTCGCCGGCCAGGCGCTGGGCGTCCGTGCGCTGGACCGAGACGCGCAGCACCGAGATCAGCTGGTCAATGTCGACCGGCTTGGACACATAGTCCGAGGCGCCCGCCTGGATGCACTTCTGGCGGTCGCCCTTCATCGCCTTGGCGGTGACGGCGATCACCGGCAGGTCGGAGAAGCGTGGCCGGGCCCGGATCTCGCGCATGGTCTCGTAGCCGTCCATGTCGGGCATCATGATGTCGACCAGCACCATATCCACCTCGGGCAGGCTGTCGAGCAGCTCCAGCCCTTCACGGCCGCTTTCGGCGTAGCGCAGCTCGATGCCGTACTCCTCCAGCGCGCTGGCCAGCGAGAAGATGTTGCGGATGTCGTCGTCGATCACCACCGCGGTCAGGCCGGTCAGGACGGCGTCGGCGTGGCGACTGTGGGCGATCATCGCCTTGGCCGGCGTCGACAGGCGATCCAGCGGCGCGTGCAGCGACATGGTGACGTGGTCGATCAGTTGCTCGGGCGTACGGGCCAGGCGCGCAAGTCCGGAGAACACCGCAAGCCGCAGCCGGCGATCCTCCTCGGGATCCAGCTCCTCGGGGGCGTAGAGCACCGCCACGCCCGAAGTCGCGCCGCGCTGCTTGAGGGTGTCGATGAACGGCCCGACCGGGCCCGCCCCCACATCGATCACCAGGCAATCCCCCTCGTCGGTGAAGGCCTCGTCGGGCAACTCCGACAGCGTGGCCACCACCTTCACCGCGCCGATGGCGTGACGCAGCGTGTCGGCCGCCTGACCTGCTCCGCCGACCAGGATCGGGGCGCGACCGGTCTCGGCGACCAGCTTCTTGACCTTCTCCAGCGTCGAGGCGACCGCCTCGCGTTCCACCGGCTTGCTGGTGAAACCGAAGGCGCCCATCGATAGGCCCAGCCCACCGTGGTCGTCGGCTGAGATCACCTGGACCGGTATATGCCGGGTGTCCGGCGTGCGCTTGAGCAGGTCCAGCAGGGCCAGGCCGTCCATGTCGGGCAGGCCGATGTCCAGCATGATCGCGTCGGGGCTGAACCGGCGAGCCAGCGACGGCACGGCTGAGCCCTCCCCGGTGACGACGCCCTTGAAACCGCTGTCGCGCACCAGAGACAGCAGGATCGAGGCGAAGCGGGTGTCGTCCTCGACGATCAGCACCACGGCGTCGCCGGGCTCGATCTGCTCGCGGTCGTCGACGACGGTCTCGGCCGGTTCGACCGATCCGGCCTCGGTCGTCGAGAGGCGGAAGGTCTGGACCGGCGAGGTGGCGGGACGAAGCGGCTGGGTCATCTGCGGTTGGGCGGCCGGACTGAAGTTCAGCGGCAGATAGAGGGTGAAGGTGCTGCCCTGCCCCGGCGTCGAGACGACCCGCAGCTCGCCGCCCAGCAGGCGGGTGATCTCACGGCTGATCGACAGGCCCAGACCCGTGCCGCCGTACTTGCGGCTAGTGGTGCCGTCGGCCTGTTGGAAGGCCTCGAAAATGATCCGCTGCTTGTCCTCGGGAATGCCGATGCCCGTGTCCTCGACCGAGAAGGCCAGCACCTGGCCGGCCTTGTTCAGGTGATCGTTGCCGCTGGCCCAGCCGTCTTCCGCCCGCGCGATGGTCAGGCGCACCGAACCCGTCTGGGTGAACTTGAAGGCGTTGGACAGCAGGTTCTTGATCACCTGCTGCAGGCGCTTGTCGTCGGTGTACATCGAGCGGGGCAGCGCCGGATCGATGTTGATGAAGAAGTCCAGCTTCTTGTCCTGGGCCAGCTGGGAGAAGGTGCGGTCGGTCTGGTCGCGCAGCGACGCGAACGACATCTCGCCGATGTCGAGTGTGACCGTGCCGCTCTCGATCTTCGACAGGTCCAGGATGTCGTTGATCAGCCCCAGCAGGTCTGCGCCGGCGCTGTGGATGTTGCGGGCGAACTCCACCTGTTTAGCGCTCAGGTTCCCTTGCGCGTTCTCGCTGAGCATCTTGGACAGGATCAGCAGGCTGTTGAGCGGCGTCCGCAGCTCGTGGCTCATATTGGCCAGGAACTCGGACTTGTACTTGGAGGTCAAGGCCAGCTGCTCGGCCTTTTCCTCCAGCGCCGCCTTGGCCTGCTCGACCTCGGTGTTCTTGGCCTCCACCTGCTTGTTCTGGGCCGACAGCAGGACCGCCTTGTCCTCCAGCTCGGCGTTGGTCTGCTGCAGTTCGTCCTGCTTGGACCGCAGCAGCTCCTCGGATTGCCGCAGCGACGCGGCCTGCTGCTCGAGGCGGTCGTTGGTCTTCTTCAGTTCTTCCTGCTGGGCCTGGAGTTCGGCGGTCAACAGCTGCGACTGCTCGAGCAGGCCTTCGGTCCGCATGTTGGCGGCGATGGTCGACAGCACGATGCCGATGGATTCCATCAGCTGGTCGAGGAAGGCCTGCTGGGTCTCGTTGAAGGTCCCGAAGGTGGCCAGCTCGATCACCGCCTTCAGCTCGCCTTCGAACAGGGCGGGCAGGACGATGATGTTCTGCGGCGCGGCCTCGCCCAGGCCCGAGCTGATCTTGATGTACTCGGACGGAACATTGGTCAGCAGGATCCGCTGGCGCTCGGCCGCGCACTGGCCGATCAGGCCTTCGCGCTGGCGCAGCCGCGCCGGCGGCCGGTCGCCCGGATTGGCGGCGTAGCTGGCGGCGAGGTTCAGCACCGGTTCGCCGTTCACGTCGTGGTCGGAAACGTAGAACACCCCGTGCTGGGCGTTGATCAGCGGCGCCAGTTCCGACAGCACCAGGTTCGACACGGTCGACAGGTCGCGCTCGCCCTGCAACATGCGGCTGAACCGGGCCAGGTTGGTCTTCAGCCAGTCCTGCTCGGTGTTCTTCAACGTCTGATCCTTCAGGTTGCGGATCATCTCGTTGATGTTGTCCTTCAGGGCCGCGACTTCCCCCGACGCTTCGACGGTGATCGACCGCGTCAGGTCGCCCTTGGTCACGGCGGTGGACACCTCGGCGATGGCGCGGACCTGGGTGGTCAGGTTGGCGGCCAGTTCGTTGACGTTGTCGGTCAGGTCGCGCCAGAGGCCCGCGGCGCCAGGCACCCGGGCCTGGCCGCCCAGCTTGCCTTCCGAACCCACTTCGCGGGCCACGTTGGTCACCTGGTCGGCGAAAGTGGCCAGGGTCTCGATCATGCCGTTGATGGTGTCGGCCAGCGAAGCGATCTCGCCCTTGGCGTCCAGGGTCAGCTTGCGCTTGAGGTTGCCCTGGGCCACGGCGGTGACGACATCGGCGATGTTCCGCACCTGACCGGTCAGGTTGGCGGCCATCATGTTGACGTTGTCGGTCAGGTCCTTCCAGGTGCCGGCCACGCCGGGCACCTGGGCCTGGCCGCCCAGCTTGCCCTCGGTGCCCACTTCCCGCGCCACCCGCGTCACTTCCGAGGCGAAACCGTTCAGTTGGTCCACCATGACGTTGATGGTCGACTTCAGTTCCAGGATCTCGCCCTTCACGTCGACGGTGATCTTCTTGGAGAGGTCGCCCTTGGCGACGGCGGTGGTCACGTCGGCGATGTTTCGGACCTGGCCGGTCAGGTTGGCGGCCATGAAGTTGACGTTGTCGGTGAGGTCCTTCCAGGTGCCGGCGACGCCCTTCACCTGGGCCTGGCCGCCCAGCTTGCCCTCGGTGCCCACTTCCCGCGCCACCCGCGTCACTTCCGAGCTGAACGAGTTCAGCTGATCGACCATGACGTTGATGGTGTTCTTCAGCTCCAGGATCTCGCCGCGCACGTCCACGGTGATCTTCTTACTGAGATCGCCCATGGCCACCGCGGTGGTGACCTCGGCGATGTTGCGGACCTGACCGGTCAGGTTGGCGGCCATCAGGTTGACGTTGTCGGTCAGGTCCTTCCAGGTCCCGGCCACGCCCTTCACCTGGGCCTGGCCGCCCAGCTTGCCCTCGGTGCCGACTTCCCGCGCCACCCGGGTCACTTCCGAGGCGAAACCGTTCAGTTGGTCCACCATGACGTTGATGGTGTTCTTCAGCTCCAGGATCTCGCCGCGCACGTCCACGGTGATCTTCTTGGAAAGGTCGCCGTTAGCGACGGCGGTGGTGACCTCGGCGATGTTGCGGACCTGGCCGGTCAGGTTGCCGGCCATGAAGTTGACGTTGTCGGTCAGATCCTTCCAGGTGCCCGCCACGCCCTTCACCTGGGCCTGGCCGCCCAGCTTGCCTTCGGTGCCCACTTCCCGCGCCACCCGGGTCACTTCGGACGAGAACGAGTTCAGCTGGTCCACCATGGTGTTGATGGTGTTCTTCAGCTCCAGGATTTCGCCGCGCACGTCGACGGTGATCTTCTTGGAGAGATCGCCCATGGCGACGGCGGTGGTCACCTCGGCGATGTTGCGGACCTGGCCGGTCAGGTTGCCCGCCATCAGGTTGACGTTGTCGGTCAGCTCCTTCCAGGTGCCGCCGACGCCGGTGACGTTCGCCTGGCCGCCCAGCTTGCCTTCCGTGCCGACTTCCCGCGCCACCCGGGTCACTTCCGAGGCGAAGGCGTTCAGCTGGTCCACCATGACGTTGATGGTGTTCTTCAGCTCCAGCACCTCGCCCTTCACGTCGACGGTGATCTTCTTGCTGAGATCGCCCATGGCGACGGCGGTGGTCACCTCGGCGATGTTACGGACCTGGCCGGTCAGGTTGCCGGCCATCAGGTTGACGTTGTCGGTCAGGTCCTTCCAGGTGCCGGCCACGCCTTCCACCCGAGCCTGGCCGCCCAGCTTGCCCTCGGTGCCGACTTCCCGCGCCACCCGCGTGACTTCCGAGGCGAAGCTGTTGAGCTGGTCCACCATGGTGTTGATGGTGTTCTTCAGCTCCAGCACCTCGCCCTTCACGTCGACGGTGATCTTGCGCGAGAGGTCGCCGCGGGCCACGGCGGTGGTGACCTCGGCGATGTTGCGGACCTGGCCGGTCAGATTGCCGGCCATCAGGTTGACGTTGTCGGTCAGCTCCTTCCAGGTGCCGGCGACGCCCTTCACGTTGGCTTGGCCGCCCAGCTTGCCTTCCGTGCCGACTTCCCGCGCCACCCGCGTGACTTCCGAGGCGAAGCTGTTGAGCTGGTCCACCATGGTGTTGATGGTGTTCTTCAGCTCCAGCACCTCGCCCTTCACATCGACGGTGATCTTGCGCGAGAGGTCGCCGTTCGCGACGGCCGTGGTGACTTCGGCGATGTTACGGACCTGACCGGTCAGGTTGGCGGCCATCAGGTTGACGTTGTCGGTCAGGTCCTTCCAGGTTCCGGCCACGCCCTTCACCTGAGCCTGGCCGCCCAGCTTGCCCTCGGTGCCGACTTCCCGCGCCACCCGGGTCACTTCCGAGGCGAACGACCCCAGCTGGCCCACCATGGTGTTGACCACCTTGCCGATGCGCAGGAACTCGCCGCGCAGCGGGCGCTCCTCGTTCTCCAGGTCCATGGTCTGGGAAAGGTCGCCCTTGGCGGTGGCTCCGATCACCCGGGCCATTTCGGCGGTCGGGTGAACCATGTCTGTGATCAGGTTGTTGACGGCGTCGACGCTGGCGGCCCACGAGCCGGTGGCCCCCGGCAGGCGAGCGCGATGGTTGATCTTGCCCTGTTTGCCGACGACGTCGCCGAGACGCTCGAACTCTTTCGACATTTGATCGTTAAGATTGACGGCATCGTTGAACGCCTCGGCCAGTTCACCATCCAGGCCGGATAGGTCCGTCGGCAAGCGCACCGAGAAGTCCCCGCGCCGGAAGGCTCGCAAGGCGGCCAGAAGCTGGTGGTTGTCGAGCCCGCGCTGCTGCGCCTTGGACTGTGCCGCCGGCATAGAAATACTCCACGTCGAAATCGTTCGATCTACGTGGGCGGCGCTGTTGGGAAAGCCGGTCCCGGCGTTTGGAAGCGCTTTCCCGCTTCGACGACCCGCACCGAAATCCCCATGCCCTCCCCGAAACGGTCCAACGCAGGGAAAATTCTTTGGTTCCGCTTACACGGTGAAGCTCTTCACCGAACGCGGTCTACGGTCGCTATCGCGCCATTTTCGCGCGGGCTGACGCCTCGACCTGCTCGACGCCGCGCAGAGCGTCGCCCGAGGCCTCCAGTTGGCCCTTGAAGGCGTGCAGGTCCCGGGTGTCGATGCGGCGGACTTTCTTGTCGCGCGCCCATTCCAGCCCGATCATCTGTCCCAGCCGGCAGGCCTTGGGCAACAGAGCGGCCTGCTCGGCCGGACCGCCGCGAACCAGCAGCTTGCCGACGATGCTGTTCCAGTTCGGCGAGCCGGGAATGCAGAGCGGCAGGTGATCGCAATCGCCGGTCCAGAACCGCCTGTACCAGCGCTGGTGCAGCGACGTGTCGAACCGCAGCGAGCTTGGGTCGAGTTGAGCCCGACAGTCGGCGCGGACGTAATCCTGTGCCTGGACCGTCCCGGCCAGACCGCAACCCAGCGCCAGCGCCAGAAGCGCCGTTCTCGCCCTTTCCGCCTTCATGCCTAGACCGTGCTGGCCATCGGACCGTCCGCCCGCCCATCGACGAACTGGCGCACATAGGGATTGTCGGTGCGGTCAAGCTCTGCGGGGGCTCCGCGCCAGACGATCTTGCCAGCGTGCAGCATGGCGATCTCGTCGCCGATCGTCCGGGCCGACGCCAGGTCGTGGGTGATCGACACGGCGGTGCAGCCCAGCCCCTTTACCTGGTCGACGATCAGTTCGTTAATCGCCGCCGAGGTGATCGGGTCCAGTCCGGTGGTCGGTTCGTCGAAGAAGATGATCTCCGGATTGGCCACCACCGCGCGGGCCAGACCGACCCGCTTCTGCATGCCGCCCGACAACTCGGACGGATAG
It encodes:
- a CDS encoding response regulator — translated: MSVPAVKHQAVTPPEDRLRTRILIVDDDERNAFAAIQALETLGQELVVARSGEEALRHLLTDDFAVILLDLHMPGMDGYETAELIRQRRRNRDVPIVFLTAVFRDEAHIFKAYSAGAVDVVFKPVDPFILRSKVQVLVDLHIKTLELEQQSESRRLLIEENARIHAEKLAAERALRRTQERQEAILRALPVVFHSRTADAPYEPLFVGGNVMELTGFSAEDFLATADFGISRVHPDDVDIVARAQAEARKSGAYACEYRWRCADGSYRSLIDQGVLAQDEESGRAVVFGTLLDNTERRGLEEQLSHARKMEAVGQLTGGVAHDFNNLLTVVLGNIELIKRRTGEQHELARQIEAVRLAAEKGGALTRQLLAFSRRQRLNPLTVDLNGLIADFAPLLRQAVGEAVSIDLNLATEPLPAHLDPAQFESALLNLAVNARDAMEGGGVLSIATRTVDGDAPRILVTVRDTGQGMDADVASRIFEPFFTTKEIGKGSGLGLSQVYGFVRQSGGEVSVRSSPGQGAIFEISLPRSLSAPGPRGLGGEPGEAVGGSERVLVVEDDPAVLAMAVETLEGLGYQVTTADTAAAALKRLKGRKTFELLFSDVVMPGGVNGVQLAHLALQERPGLKVLLTSGYVGDEAASWANEFPMIDKPYLGPALAAKIRAVLDADALATEEPKLRQG
- a CDS encoding HAMP domain-containing protein encodes the protein MPAAQSKAQQRGLDNHQLLAALRAFRRGDFSVRLPTDLSGLDGELAEAFNDAVNLNDQMSKEFERLGDVVGKQGKINHRARLPGATGSWAASVDAVNNLITDMVHPTAEMARVIGATAKGDLSQTMDLENEERPLRGEFLRIGKVVNTMVGQLGSFASEVTRVAREVGTEGKLGGQAQVKGVAGTWKDLTDNVNLMAANLTGQVRNIAEVTTAVANGDLSRKITVDVKGEVLELKNTINTMVDQLNSFASEVTRVAREVGTEGKLGGQANVKGVAGTWKELTDNVNLMAGNLTGQVRNIAEVTTAVARGDLSRKITVDVKGEVLELKNTINTMVDQLNSFASEVTRVAREVGTEGKLGGQARVEGVAGTWKDLTDNVNLMAGNLTGQVRNIAEVTTAVAMGDLSKKITVDVKGEVLELKNTINVMVDQLNAFASEVTRVAREVGTEGKLGGQANVTGVGGTWKELTDNVNLMAGNLTGQVRNIAEVTTAVAMGDLSKKITVDVRGEILELKNTINTMVDQLNSFSSEVTRVAREVGTEGKLGGQAQVKGVAGTWKDLTDNVNFMAGNLTGQVRNIAEVTTAVANGDLSKKITVDVRGEILELKNTINVMVDQLNGFASEVTRVAREVGTEGKLGGQAQVKGVAGTWKDLTDNVNLMAANLTGQVRNIAEVTTAVAMGDLSKKITVDVRGEILELKNTINVMVDQLNSFSSEVTRVAREVGTEGKLGGQAQVKGVAGTWKDLTDNVNFMAANLTGQVRNIADVTTAVAKGDLSKKITVDVKGEILELKSTINVMVDQLNGFASEVTRVAREVGTEGKLGGQAQVPGVAGTWKDLTDNVNMMAANLTGQVRNIADVVTAVAQGNLKRKLTLDAKGEIASLADTINGMIETLATFADQVTNVAREVGSEGKLGGQARVPGAAGLWRDLTDNVNELAANLTTQVRAIAEVSTAVTKGDLTRSITVEASGEVAALKDNINEMIRNLKDQTLKNTEQDWLKTNLARFSRMLQGERDLSTVSNLVLSELAPLINAQHGVFYVSDHDVNGEPVLNLAASYAANPGDRPPARLRQREGLIGQCAAERQRILLTNVPSEYIKISSGLGEAAPQNIIVLPALFEGELKAVIELATFGTFNETQQAFLDQLMESIGIVLSTIAANMRTEGLLEQSQLLTAELQAQQEELKKTNDRLEQQAASLRQSEELLRSKQDELQQTNAELEDKAVLLSAQNKQVEAKNTEVEQAKAALEEKAEQLALTSKYKSEFLANMSHELRTPLNSLLILSKMLSENAQGNLSAKQVEFARNIHSAGADLLGLINDILDLSKIESGTVTLDIGEMSFASLRDQTDRTFSQLAQDKKLDFFINIDPALPRSMYTDDKRLQQVIKNLLSNAFKFTQTGSVRLTIARAEDGWASGNDHLNKAGQVLAFSVEDTGIGIPEDKQRIIFEAFQQADGTTSRKYGGTGLGLSISREITRLLGGELRVVSTPGQGSTFTLYLPLNFSPAAQPQMTQPLRPATSPVQTFRLSTTEAGSVEPAETVVDDREQIEPGDAVVLIVEDDTRFASILLSLVRDSGFKGVVTGEGSAVPSLARRFSPDAIMLDIGLPDMDGLALLDLLKRTPDTRHIPVQVISADDHGGLGLSMGAFGFTSKPVEREAVASTLEKVKKLVAETGRAPILVGGAGQAADTLRHAIGAVKVVATLSELPDEAFTDEGDCLVIDVGAGPVGPFIDTLKQRGATSGVAVLYAPEELDPEEDRRLRLAVFSGLARLARTPEQLIDHVTMSLHAPLDRLSTPAKAMIAHSRHADAVLTGLTAVVIDDDIRNIFSLASALEEYGIELRYAESGREGLELLDSLPEVDMVLVDIMMPDMDGYETMREIRARPRFSDLPVIAVTAKAMKGDRQKCIQAGASDYVSKPVDIDQLISVLRVSVQRTDAQRLAGDNVVTIHSAAAQ